From Phenylobacterium immobile (ATCC 35973), a single genomic window includes:
- a CDS encoding nitrate reductase codes for MTQPATLATTCPYCGVGCGVTASAAAGRQVDIAGDPAHPANYGRLCSKGAALARTVGLDGRLLQPMIGRRGASWARAASLVARTFARTIARHGPDSVAFYVSGQLLTEDYYAANKLMKGFIGSGNIDTNSRLCMASAVAAHKQAFGADLVPGCYEDLELADLVVFSGHNAAWTHPVLVRRMEAARARGQRWVCIDPRRTDTAEMSDLHLAIGPQADVRLWNGLLAHLIGHGVVDRAFIVAHVEGFSAVETELARDDQSISAIASDCGLDPEDVARFYALFAATERTVTLFSMGSNQSQQGVAKALAVINVHLATGRIGKPGAAPFSITGQPNAMGGRETGGLATTLAAHMDFSELERDRVRRFWSAPRMAAGQGLKAVEMFDAVRDGRIKAIWIMATNPAVSMPDTASVRAALRDCPFVVVSEAMAQTDTTALAHVLLPALAWGERNGVVTNSERRVSRQRPIFPAPGEARADWAIIADVATRMGHADAFSWRASAEVFREYARLTAFENEGERLLNLAGLIDADYDQLPPVQWPVTSEGGTARLFTEGRFQTPDGRARMVPVAPKPPAEAVDPSFPLWLNTGRVRDQWHTMTRTALAPELNRHAPEPYVEIHPDDAARAGLSEGMLARVRTARGEAVAVAKITDRQRPGGLFMPMHWTDALAPQGRSNDLIAPHRDAVSGQPEFKHTPARLTAWRDVWRGVFLSRSRADRPAGPGLVWRRTVREACHQHEFAGRGDEVERAFTARALSAGARGDMLSLDDPATGTYRRAWIDGDRLQQVLFITHGRLPPRDWLIDLFAVDSLTAHDRAALLVGRPMGAVEDRGVTVCACFGVGERAIAAAAAAGSRSVEAIGTATRAGTNCGSCRIEINRILAKEITHAA; via the coding sequence ATGACCCAGCCTGCGACCCTGGCGACCACCTGTCCCTACTGCGGGGTCGGCTGCGGCGTCACGGCTTCGGCGGCGGCCGGGCGCCAGGTCGACATCGCCGGCGATCCGGCGCACCCGGCCAACTACGGCCGGCTTTGCTCCAAGGGCGCAGCCCTGGCCCGCACCGTAGGATTGGACGGTCGCCTGCTGCAGCCGATGATCGGCCGCCGCGGCGCGAGCTGGGCCAGGGCCGCGAGCCTGGTCGCCCGCACCTTCGCCCGGACCATCGCCCGCCATGGGCCCGACAGCGTCGCTTTCTACGTCTCGGGCCAGCTGCTCACCGAGGACTACTACGCCGCCAACAAGCTGATGAAGGGCTTCATCGGCTCCGGCAATATCGACACCAATTCGCGGCTGTGCATGGCCAGCGCCGTCGCCGCCCATAAGCAGGCCTTCGGGGCCGACCTCGTGCCCGGCTGCTACGAGGACCTGGAGCTGGCCGATCTGGTGGTCTTCAGCGGTCACAACGCGGCCTGGACCCATCCTGTCCTGGTGCGCCGCATGGAGGCCGCCCGCGCCCGGGGCCAGCGCTGGGTCTGCATCGACCCACGCCGCACGGACACCGCCGAGATGTCCGACCTGCACCTGGCGATCGGCCCTCAGGCCGATGTGCGGCTGTGGAACGGCCTGCTGGCCCACCTGATCGGACACGGGGTGGTCGACCGCGCCTTCATCGTCGCCCACGTCGAAGGCTTCTCCGCCGTTGAGACCGAACTGGCCCGCGACGATCAATCGATCAGCGCCATCGCCAGCGATTGCGGCCTGGACCCTGAGGACGTGGCGCGCTTCTACGCGCTGTTCGCCGCGACGGAACGCACGGTCACCCTGTTCTCCATGGGGTCGAACCAGTCGCAACAGGGGGTCGCCAAGGCCCTGGCGGTGATCAACGTCCACCTGGCGACGGGGCGCATCGGCAAGCCGGGCGCTGCGCCCTTCTCGATCACCGGCCAACCTAACGCTATGGGCGGCCGCGAAACCGGCGGCCTGGCGACGACCCTCGCCGCCCACATGGATTTCAGCGAGCTCGAACGTGATCGCGTGCGGCGATTCTGGTCGGCGCCACGGATGGCCGCGGGACAGGGTCTGAAGGCCGTCGAGATGTTCGACGCCGTGCGGGACGGCCGCATCAAGGCGATCTGGATCATGGCCACCAACCCGGCGGTTTCCATGCCCGACACCGCGTCGGTCCGCGCCGCCTTGCGGGACTGTCCCTTTGTCGTCGTTTCCGAGGCGATGGCCCAGACGGACACCACCGCCTTGGCCCATGTCCTGCTTCCCGCCCTCGCGTGGGGTGAGCGCAACGGGGTGGTCACCAACTCGGAGCGGCGCGTCTCCCGCCAGCGGCCGATCTTCCCCGCCCCGGGCGAAGCCCGCGCCGATTGGGCGATCATCGCCGACGTGGCCACGCGAATGGGTCACGCCGACGCGTTTTCCTGGCGCGCCTCCGCCGAGGTCTTTCGCGAATACGCCCGGCTCACCGCCTTCGAGAACGAGGGCGAGCGGCTGTTGAACCTGGCCGGTCTTATCGATGCCGACTACGACCAGTTGCCCCCGGTGCAGTGGCCCGTCACGTCCGAAGGGGGAACCGCGCGCCTGTTCACTGAGGGTCGGTTCCAGACGCCGGACGGGCGCGCCCGCATGGTTCCGGTTGCGCCCAAGCCGCCCGCGGAGGCGGTCGATCCGAGTTTCCCGCTATGGCTGAACACGGGCCGGGTCCGCGACCAGTGGCACACCATGACACGCACCGCCCTGGCCCCTGAACTCAACCGCCACGCGCCCGAACCCTATGTCGAAATCCACCCGGACGACGCCGCCCGCGCGGGCCTGAGCGAAGGCATGCTGGCCCGCGTGCGCACCGCCCGCGGCGAGGCCGTGGCGGTCGCCAAGATCACCGATCGACAACGGCCGGGCGGCCTCTTCATGCCCATGCATTGGACCGACGCCCTGGCTCCACAGGGCCGGTCGAACGACCTGATCGCGCCGCACCGCGACGCCGTTTCAGGCCAGCCCGAGTTCAAGCACACGCCGGCGCGCCTGACCGCGTGGCGCGACGTCTGGCGCGGCGTCTTCCTGTCGCGCAGCCGCGCCGATCGTCCGGCGGGCCCGGGTCTCGTCTGGCGGCGCACGGTGCGCGAGGCCTGCCACCAGCACGAGTTCGCCGGCCGCGGCGACGAGGTCGAGCGCGCCTTCACCGCGAGGGCGCTGAGCGCCGGCGCCCGAGGCGACATGCTGAGCTTGGATGATCCCGCCACAGGGACCTATCGCCGGGCCTGGATTGACGGCGATCGACTGCAGCAGGTGCTGTTCATCACGCACGGGCGCCTGCCGCCCCGCGACTGGCTGATCGACCTGTTCGCCGTGGACAGTCTGACGGCCCACGATCGCGCCGCGCTCCTCGTGGGGCGGCCCATGGGCGCCGTCGAAGACCGCGGCGTCACGGTTTGCGCCTGCTTCGGTGTCGGCGAGCGGGCCATCGCCGCCGCCGCGGCGGCCGGGTCACGCAGCGTCGAGGCGATCGGGACGGCCACTCGCGCCGGGACCAACTGCGGCTCCTGCCGCATCGAGATCAACCGCATCCTCGCCAAGGAGATCACCCATGCCGCATGA
- the nirD gene encoding nitrite reductase small subunit NirD, with amino-acid sequence MSASLLETRWIDVGAVSDVPRRGARRVATPIGDIAVFRTGDGDVFALRDQCPHKQGPLSQGIVHGRSVTCPLHAWAIDLATGEPVGADAGKGCAPVIGVRVEDGRIWLAA; translated from the coding sequence ATGAGCGCTTCGCTTCTTGAGACCCGCTGGATTGATGTCGGCGCGGTGAGCGACGTGCCGCGACGCGGCGCGCGGCGCGTGGCCACGCCGATCGGCGACATCGCTGTCTTTCGCACCGGGGACGGCGATGTCTTCGCCCTGCGCGACCAGTGCCCGCACAAGCAGGGCCCGCTGAGCCAGGGCATCGTCCATGGCCGTAGCGTCACCTGCCCCCTGCACGCCTGGGCCATCGACCTTGCCACCGGCGAACCCGTCGGCGCCGACGCCGGCAAGGGTTGCGCGCCGGTGATCGGCGTCCGGGTGGAAGACGGTCGGATCTGGCTGGCGGCGTGA
- the nirB gene encoding nitrite reductase large subunit NirB, whose product MEKQRLVVIGNGMAGCRAVEEVLKREPGRFAITIFGAEPRVNYDRIMLSPVLAGEKRFDDIVINDEAWYRDNDITLHAGAAVEAIDREARVVRAAGGITAPYDRLILATGSDPIRLPLPGADLAGVVTFRDLDDVQAMVAAADAGGEAVVIGGGLLGLEAAYGLARRGMKATVVHLMDVLMERQLDSAAGHLLSEALKARGVETVLSAHSEAVVGEDGHVTGLQLKDGRRLPCSLLVMAVGIRPNLTLAKACGLETGRGVVVDDQMRTSDPAIFAVGECAEHRGVAYGLVAPIWEMCRTLGAVLTGEETAAYTGSHLSTRLKVSGVDVFSAGQFSGGDGCEDIVFRDAGRGVYKRLVLKEGRLAGAVMFGDAVDGAWYFDLIKRGEDVADLRETLVFGQAITEGLRGLDPSAAVAAMADTAEICGCNGVCKGAITTAIEAGVQTLEGVRAVTKASASCGSCTPLVEQLLKLTLGSAFKAETGPKSLCKCTEHGHSHVRTRIVAEGLKSMPAVMQALEWNTPDGCPTCRPALNYYLICAWPGDYADDKQSRFINERVHANIQKDGTYSVVPRMWGGVTSAAELRAIADVADKFQIPMVKMTGGQRIDLLGVRKDDLPAVWADLNAAGMVSGHAYGKSLRTVKTCVGSEWCRFGTQDSTGLGVRLEKFMWGSWTPAKVKLAVSGCPRNCAEATCKDIGVVCVDSGYEIHVGGAAGLHIRGTELLTRVATEDEAIWAICAITQFYREDAWYLERIYKWMDRIGLDAIRAAVEDGAQRRALYDRFAYAQRFHRIDPWAERVAGRHAEEFTPLARSMEFAQP is encoded by the coding sequence ATGGAAAAGCAGAGACTCGTCGTTATCGGCAACGGCATGGCCGGCTGTCGCGCAGTTGAAGAGGTCCTGAAGCGCGAGCCAGGCCGCTTCGCCATCACGATCTTCGGCGCGGAACCCCGGGTGAACTACGACCGGATCATGCTGTCGCCGGTGCTGGCGGGAGAGAAACGGTTCGACGACATCGTCATCAACGACGAGGCCTGGTACCGCGACAACGATATCACCCTGCACGCCGGCGCCGCCGTTGAGGCGATCGATCGCGAGGCCAGGGTCGTGCGAGCTGCCGGCGGGATCACGGCCCCCTACGATCGGCTGATCCTGGCCACCGGCTCCGACCCGATCCGTCTGCCCCTCCCCGGCGCGGACCTCGCGGGCGTCGTCACCTTCCGCGATCTCGACGACGTCCAGGCCATGGTCGCCGCCGCCGACGCGGGCGGCGAGGCGGTGGTGATCGGCGGCGGGCTTCTGGGGCTTGAGGCGGCCTACGGCCTGGCCCGGCGCGGCATGAAGGCGACGGTCGTTCACCTGATGGACGTGCTGATGGAGCGCCAGCTGGACTCCGCCGCCGGCCATCTGCTGAGCGAGGCCCTGAAGGCGCGCGGCGTCGAGACGGTCCTGTCGGCCCACTCCGAGGCGGTGGTCGGCGAGGACGGCCACGTCACCGGCCTCCAGTTGAAGGACGGCCGCCGCCTGCCGTGCTCTCTCCTGGTCATGGCGGTCGGCATCCGTCCGAACCTCACCCTGGCGAAAGCCTGCGGCCTGGAGACCGGTCGCGGCGTGGTCGTCGACGACCAGATGCGGACCTCCGACCCCGCGATCTTCGCCGTGGGTGAGTGCGCCGAACATCGCGGCGTCGCCTATGGCCTGGTGGCGCCGATCTGGGAGATGTGCCGCACCCTGGGGGCGGTGCTGACCGGCGAGGAGACGGCGGCCTACACCGGCTCGCACCTCTCAACCCGCCTTAAAGTCTCAGGCGTCGACGTCTTCTCAGCCGGCCAGTTCTCTGGCGGAGACGGCTGCGAGGACATCGTCTTTCGCGACGCCGGCCGCGGCGTCTACAAGCGCCTGGTCCTGAAGGAGGGCCGCCTGGCCGGGGCGGTCATGTTCGGCGACGCCGTCGACGGCGCCTGGTACTTCGACCTGATCAAGCGCGGCGAGGATGTCGCCGACCTGCGCGAGACGCTCGTTTTCGGCCAGGCGATCACGGAGGGCCTTCGGGGCCTAGACCCTAGCGCGGCCGTGGCGGCGATGGCCGACACGGCGGAAATCTGCGGCTGCAACGGCGTCTGCAAGGGCGCGATCACCACCGCGATCGAGGCTGGCGTTCAGACCCTGGAGGGCGTGCGCGCGGTGACCAAGGCTTCGGCCTCCTGCGGGTCTTGCACGCCGCTCGTCGAACAGTTGCTGAAGTTGACCCTGGGCTCGGCGTTCAAGGCCGAGACCGGCCCGAAGTCGCTCTGCAAGTGTACGGAGCATGGCCACAGCCACGTCCGGACGCGGATTGTCGCCGAGGGGCTGAAGTCGATGCCCGCGGTGATGCAGGCCCTGGAATGGAACACCCCGGATGGTTGCCCCACCTGCCGGCCGGCGCTGAACTACTACCTGATCTGCGCCTGGCCGGGCGACTACGCCGACGACAAGCAGAGCCGGTTCATCAACGAACGGGTCCACGCCAACATCCAGAAGGACGGCACCTACTCCGTGGTCCCACGGATGTGGGGCGGGGTCACCTCCGCGGCCGAACTGCGCGCCATCGCCGACGTGGCGGACAAGTTCCAGATTCCGATGGTCAAGATGACCGGCGGTCAGAGGATCGACCTGCTCGGCGTACGCAAAGACGACCTGCCCGCCGTCTGGGCCGACCTCAACGCCGCCGGCATGGTCTCCGGCCACGCCTACGGCAAGTCGCTGCGCACAGTGAAGACCTGCGTCGGCTCCGAATGGTGCCGCTTCGGGACGCAGGATTCCACGGGCCTCGGCGTCCGGCTCGAGAAGTTCATGTGGGGATCTTGGACGCCGGCGAAGGTCAAGCTCGCCGTCTCGGGCTGCCCGCGCAACTGCGCGGAGGCGACCTGCAAGGACATCGGCGTGGTTTGCGTCGACAGCGGCTACGAGATTCATGTGGGCGGCGCCGCCGGCCTGCATATCCGCGGCACGGAGTTGCTGACCCGTGTCGCCACCGAGGACGAGGCGATCTGGGCGATCTGCGCGATCACCCAATTCTACCGCGAAGACGCCTGGTACCTGGAGCGCATCTACAAGTGGATGGACCGGATCGGCCTCGACGCCATCCGCGCCGCCGTCGAAGACGGCGCGCAGCGCCGCGCCCTCTACGACCGCTTCGCCTACGCCCAGCGCTTCCACCGCATCGATCCCTGGGCCGAGCGGGTCGCCGGCCGCCACGCCGAAGAGTTCACGCCCCTGGCCCGCAGCATGGAGTTCGCCCAGCCATGA
- a CDS encoding nitrate/nitrite transporter — protein sequence MVSRSFLKAGHTPTLLSAFLYFDLSFMVWVLLGPLGVAIAKDLGLDPAQKGLMVALPVLSGALLRLVAGVAVDHIGPKTTGAIGQLLVIAGLALAWFLGVHDYAHVLVLGVLLGVAGASFAVALPLASRWYPPEHQGLALGIAGAGNSGTALAALFAPGLAQVFGWNAVIGLAALPLSVAFVIYMVFAKDAPNRPPPKRLAEYLDVLKAADAWWLMCLYGVTFGGFVGLSSSLTIYFNSEYGLSAVTAGFFTSACVFAGSFVRPVGGALADRLGGVRTLSVVYVLAAFGLALASFHQSSPWIALAVIMFAMMALGAGNGAVFQLAPQRFGKEIGVVTGLVGMTGGIGGFYLASSLGWAKQATGSYQIGLLAFAGLALLALAGLTGVKARWRKTWPSEAQRLGATLRL from the coding sequence ATGGTCAGCCGTTCCTTTCTCAAGGCAGGTCACACCCCGACTCTGCTCTCCGCCTTCCTCTATTTCGACCTCTCCTTCATGGTCTGGGTATTGCTGGGCCCACTGGGCGTGGCGATCGCCAAGGACCTGGGGCTCGACCCCGCGCAGAAGGGGCTGATGGTCGCCCTGCCGGTCCTCTCCGGCGCCCTGCTGCGGCTCGTGGCGGGCGTCGCCGTCGATCACATCGGCCCGAAGACCACTGGCGCGATCGGCCAGTTGCTGGTGATTGCGGGCCTTGCCCTGGCCTGGTTCCTGGGCGTCCACGACTACGCCCATGTGCTGGTCCTCGGGGTCCTGCTTGGCGTTGCGGGCGCATCCTTCGCCGTGGCCTTGCCTTTGGCGTCGCGCTGGTATCCGCCGGAGCATCAGGGCCTGGCCCTGGGGATCGCCGGGGCCGGCAACTCCGGCACCGCTCTGGCGGCCCTGTTCGCACCTGGCCTGGCCCAGGTCTTCGGCTGGAACGCCGTGATCGGCCTGGCCGCCCTGCCCCTGAGCGTCGCCTTTGTCATCTACATGGTCTTCGCCAAGGACGCGCCGAACCGCCCGCCGCCCAAGCGCCTCGCCGAATACCTGGACGTGCTGAAGGCCGCGGACGCTTGGTGGCTGATGTGCCTCTACGGGGTGACCTTCGGCGGGTTCGTCGGCCTTTCCTCATCGCTCACCATCTACTTCAATTCGGAGTACGGCCTGAGCGCCGTGACCGCGGGCTTCTTCACCTCGGCCTGCGTTTTCGCCGGATCCTTCGTGCGCCCGGTGGGGGGCGCCCTGGCCGATCGACTCGGCGGGGTTCGCACTCTCAGCGTGGTCTATGTGCTGGCCGCCTTCGGCCTCGCCCTGGCCAGCTTCCACCAGTCCAGCCCTTGGATCGCCCTGGCCGTCATCATGTTCGCCATGATGGCCCTTGGCGCGGGCAACGGCGCGGTCTTCCAGCTGGCGCCTCAGCGGTTCGGCAAGGAGATCGGCGTCGTCACCGGCCTGGTCGGCATGACCGGCGGGATCGGCGGCTTCTACCTGGCCTCCAGTCTCGGATGGGCCAAGCAGGCGACCGGCTCCTACCAGATCGGCTTGCTGGCCTTCGCCGGCCTGGCGTTGCTGGCGCTCGCCGGCCTCACCGGGGTCAAGGCCAGATGGCGCAAGACCTGGCCCAGCGAGGCCCAACGCCTCGGCGCGACCCTGCGGCTCTGA
- a CDS encoding alginate export family protein, with product MNKTFAALIAIGAFSAPALALAQAAGHPILGARLRYEGVDQANFPRDAQALTLRTTLGWETTSWRGVTGLVEVEDVRALVGRYAVNAPGATTPPLNGAGKARFPVVNDPQGTELNRLQVTWTAGPPLTATLGRQRIAFDDQRFIGAVAWRQDEQTFDAARADIAFGPLKATYAYLDRVNRVLGEARDWRSDSHLVTAALPISPHLRVQAFVYALEFENAAANSSLTRGLKASGQAGIARLSLAYEMTYARQRDWRNAPTRFDLDFWSGALSATNDIYTMRLGYEHLAGNGTRGFTMPLSTAHNFNGWADAFIQPLGANKGFADGLEDLNLSLNVRPRLRLPHLSKIDLILRHHDFKAQQTGARLGREWDLQAQAAVTPHLTAAMKFADFRRAKAVRAGATPAPASRAKLWLTLEYRL from the coding sequence ATGAACAAGACGTTTGCCGCGCTCATCGCCATCGGCGCCTTCAGCGCACCCGCCCTAGCCTTGGCCCAGGCCGCCGGGCATCCGATCCTCGGGGCGCGATTGCGCTACGAAGGCGTCGACCAGGCCAATTTTCCGCGCGACGCTCAGGCTTTGACGCTGCGCACGACGCTAGGCTGGGAGACGACGTCCTGGCGTGGAGTGACAGGCCTGGTCGAGGTCGAAGACGTCCGCGCCCTCGTCGGCCGCTATGCGGTCAACGCCCCGGGCGCGACGACGCCACCGTTGAATGGCGCCGGCAAGGCGCGCTTCCCGGTAGTCAACGATCCGCAAGGGACTGAACTCAATCGCCTGCAGGTGACCTGGACGGCGGGGCCGCCGCTTACCGCCACCCTGGGTCGCCAGCGCATCGCCTTCGACGACCAGCGGTTCATCGGCGCCGTCGCCTGGCGTCAGGACGAGCAGACCTTTGACGCCGCTCGCGCAGACATTGCATTTGGGCCCCTGAAGGCCACCTACGCCTATCTCGACCGCGTCAATCGCGTACTGGGCGAAGCGCGTGACTGGCGCTCGGACAGTCACCTTGTGACGGCCGCGCTGCCCATCTCGCCGCACCTGCGCGTCCAGGCCTTCGTGTATGCGTTGGAATTCGAGAACGCTGCGGCCAACAGTTCTCTGACGCGCGGATTGAAGGCGTCCGGTCAGGCCGGCATCGCCAGATTGAGCCTCGCCTACGAGATGACCTACGCCAGACAGCGCGACTGGCGAAACGCGCCGACCCGGTTCGACCTCGACTTCTGGTCAGGAGCGCTAAGCGCCACCAATGACATCTATACGATGCGGCTCGGCTACGAACACCTGGCGGGCAATGGGACCCGGGGCTTCACCATGCCGCTGTCGACCGCCCACAACTTCAACGGATGGGCCGACGCCTTCATCCAGCCGCTGGGGGCGAACAAGGGGTTCGCCGACGGTCTGGAGGATCTGAACCTCAGCCTTAACGTCCGCCCTCGCCTGCGCCTGCCTCACCTCTCGAAGATCGACCTGATCCTTCGACATCACGACTTCAAGGCGCAACAGACCGGCGCGCGCCTCGGCCGCGAGTGGGACCTCCAGGCCCAGGCCGCCGTCACGCCCCACCTGACCGCGGCGATGAAATTCGCGGACTTCCGGCGGGCCAAGGCGGTCCGGGCCGGCGCTACGCCAGCGCCGGCCTCCCGCGCGAAGCTCTGGCTCACCCTCGAGTATCGCCTCTGA
- a CDS encoding CmpA/NrtA family ABC transporter substrate-binding protein, which translates to MNGLERNDLRLGFIPLNDAAPLVVAKELGLFEAEGLRVELSREASWANIRDKVAVGALDGGHMLAPMTLAASIGVGGERTPMTVPLSLNLNGSAVTVSTALAEAMRAVDPEGMAERPRTARPLARLIASRRAFSERPLTFAVVFPYSMHAYELRYWLAAAGVDPDHDIRLVVVPPPRMGERLKAGDIDGFCVAAPWNALSVSQGDGEIVVYASDIWRMGPDKVFGVTRGWAEANPEALQAVVRALLKAAAWADAPENRAQVATLLAGSAYVDVAEAVVRQSLIGSPPYAPGEDGPASQDYLVFNRYAASFPWRSHALWFLTQMRRWGQIGPEVDIRAVADSVYRPDLFRRAAAALGQSAPLVDLKAEGGHEAPWELDLATTAIPMAPDAFLDGRIFDPRQPERYIQGFPISRLGR; encoded by the coding sequence ATGAACGGGCTCGAACGCAACGACCTGCGTCTGGGATTCATCCCCTTGAACGATGCGGCTCCCCTCGTGGTGGCCAAGGAGCTCGGCCTGTTCGAGGCGGAGGGCCTGCGCGTCGAGTTGTCGCGTGAAGCATCCTGGGCCAATATCCGCGACAAGGTGGCGGTCGGCGCTCTGGACGGCGGCCACATGCTGGCGCCTATGACGCTGGCGGCCTCCATCGGCGTCGGCGGCGAGCGAACGCCGATGACCGTGCCGCTGTCGCTGAACCTGAACGGCAGCGCAGTGACCGTCTCGACGGCCCTGGCGGAGGCCATGCGTGCCGTCGACCCCGAAGGCATGGCGGAGCGGCCTCGCACCGCGCGGCCTCTGGCCCGGCTGATCGCATCGCGTCGCGCCTTCAGCGAGCGGCCGCTGACCTTCGCGGTCGTCTTTCCCTATTCGATGCACGCCTATGAGTTGCGCTACTGGTTGGCCGCGGCCGGAGTCGATCCCGACCACGACATCCGCCTGGTGGTGGTGCCGCCCCCGCGCATGGGCGAGCGGCTGAAGGCTGGCGATATCGATGGCTTCTGCGTCGCCGCCCCATGGAATGCGCTATCCGTCAGCCAGGGCGACGGCGAGATTGTCGTCTACGCCTCGGACATCTGGCGGATGGGTCCGGACAAGGTGTTCGGCGTGACCCGCGGTTGGGCTGAGGCCAATCCCGAGGCCTTGCAGGCCGTGGTTCGCGCCCTGCTTAAGGCCGCGGCCTGGGCCGACGCGCCAGAGAACCGCGCCCAGGTTGCGACTTTGCTGGCCGGCTCGGCCTACGTCGATGTGGCCGAGGCGGTCGTCCGCCAGTCCCTGATCGGCTCGCCCCCCTATGCCCCTGGCGAGGACGGACCGGCCAGCCAGGACTACCTGGTGTTCAACCGCTACGCCGCGAGCTTCCCGTGGCGCAGCCATGCCCTGTGGTTCCTGACGCAGATGCGACGCTGGGGCCAGATCGGGCCGGAAGTCGATATTCGCGCCGTCGCCGACAGCGTCTATCGTCCCGATCTCTTCCGCCGCGCCGCCGCCGCACTCGGACAGTCGGCGCCGCTGGTGGACCTGAAGGCCGAGGGCGGGCACGAAGCGCCCTGGGAGCTGGATCTCGCGACGACGGCTATCCCCATGGCGCCGGACGCCTTCCTCGACGGTCGGATCTTCGATCCGCGGCAGCCGGAGCGTTACATCCAGGGCTTCCCGATCTCGCGCCTGGGTCGCTGA
- a CDS encoding ANTAR domain-containing response regulator: protein MRVLIIDPDEARAALVAQGLLGIEPLDVERISAFDEAAALRFAPDVIVIASESPDRDTLESLRDANAHNPRPVVMFVDRSAPGLAEAAVEAGVAAYVVDGLQEARVRPVLEVAMSRFSLMQRLRADLEKAQADLAARKTIERAKGLLMKERGMDEEQAFKLLRKLAMDTGRPLGAVASDLLAFAGVLKGKAE, encoded by the coding sequence ATGCGCGTTTTGATCATAGACCCTGACGAGGCGCGGGCGGCGCTGGTGGCCCAAGGGCTGCTGGGCATCGAACCCCTCGACGTCGAGCGAATCTCCGCCTTCGACGAGGCTGCGGCGCTCCGGTTTGCGCCGGATGTGATCGTCATCGCCAGCGAAAGCCCGGACCGCGACACCCTGGAATCCCTGCGCGACGCCAACGCCCACAATCCCCGGCCGGTGGTGATGTTCGTCGACCGCTCGGCCCCGGGCCTCGCGGAGGCGGCGGTCGAAGCCGGCGTCGCCGCCTATGTGGTCGATGGCCTCCAGGAGGCGCGCGTGCGGCCGGTGCTCGAAGTGGCCATGAGCCGGTTCTCCCTGATGCAACGCCTGCGCGCCGATCTGGAAAAGGCCCAGGCGGACCTGGCGGCGCGCAAGACCATCGAACGCGCCAAGGGCTTGCTGATGAAGGAACGCGGCATGGACGAAGAGCAGGCGTTCAAGCTGCTGCGCAAGTTGGCCATGGACACCGGCCGGCCGCTCGGCGCCGTCGCCAGCGACCTCCTGGCGTTCGCTGGCGTGTTGAAGGGCAAGGCCGAATGA
- a CDS encoding VIT1/CCC1 transporter family protein, with the protein MHRHSEHHAVERIGWLRAAVLGANDGIVSTASLLVGVAAADQARSAVLLAGVAALVAGAFSMAAGEYVSVSSQADTEAADLARERGELRDQPALERDELADIYIGRGLEPPLARQVADQLMAKDALGAHARDELGISQATTARPVQAALTSAMTFSAGAALPLLAAWMAPTSLLGWVVAATSIVALAALGGVGARAGRAGVWRAVARVTFWGALALGATAGVGALFGAAG; encoded by the coding sequence ATGCATAGGCATTCCGAACATCATGCGGTGGAGCGCATCGGCTGGCTTCGCGCCGCCGTCCTCGGTGCGAACGACGGCATCGTCTCAACCGCCAGCTTGCTGGTCGGTGTCGCCGCAGCCGACCAGGCGCGAAGCGCCGTGCTCCTCGCCGGCGTGGCCGCTCTGGTGGCCGGGGCCTTTTCGATGGCTGCGGGCGAGTATGTGTCCGTCAGCTCCCAGGCCGACACCGAGGCCGCCGACCTCGCGCGCGAACGGGGGGAGCTGCGCGATCAGCCCGCCCTGGAGCGCGATGAGCTGGCCGACATTTACATCGGGCGCGGGCTGGAGCCGCCGTTGGCGCGCCAGGTGGCCGACCAACTGATGGCCAAGGACGCGCTCGGCGCCCACGCCCGCGATGAGCTTGGGATATCTCAGGCCACCACCGCCCGGCCGGTGCAGGCGGCGCTGACCTCGGCGATGACCTTCTCAGCCGGCGCCGCCCTGCCGTTGCTCGCGGCCTGGATGGCGCCGACAAGCTTGCTAGGGTGGGTGGTCGCCGCAACGTCGATCGTGGCCCTAGCGGCTTTAGGCGGCGTGGGGGCTCGCGCCGGTCGCGCCGGCGTGTGGCGCGCGGTCGCGCGGGTCACATTCTGGGGCGCCCTGGCGTTGGGGGCGACGGCCGGCGTCGGCGCTCTGTTCGGCGCCGCCGGCTAG